The genomic interval TCATACGGTTAGAATAATTCACTGGATCTGTTTTCCTCCTGTCCACAGGGATATCCACGGCTTATCCACTACATCTAGTTGTTTTATATTTCCGGTCATACCATATCTGGTAGATTTTTTCTTGACAAATTCTGCCACTTAAGCTTAAAGTTATTTCCTGTTGAGAAATATTTCGTCAGTTAAAAAAGGTTTATGAAGAGTCCATTCTGTCATAAGAAGTCACAACAGCCCGGTTCATATTTCCCGTTCAAAGCGATAGCTATCCATTATCATTCATAGTAATTATTTACGTTATTGCCGCGGAGGCCCGTTGTCCCGCAGGCGAAAAGGGGAGGCCCGTTCCAATGGAAACGATCAAGAATGATTTGAATAAAAGTGAGGAAGTGTCGACCGCTTTTGATTCCTCGCAATTTCCTTTTCCTGACATTTCTCCTAATGCGCTTCGCGTCCTGGAAAAGCGCTATCTGGCGAAGAATGAAGAAGGAAAAACTGTGGAAACTCCCCAGGAACTATTCATGAGAGTCGCTAAAAACATCGCGACTGCTGAACTGAAATATCCTCTCGGAAATTTTGATAAAGCCAATGTCGAATTTTATCAACTCATGGCCAATTTGGAATTTCTGCCGAACTCACCTACATTGATGAACGCGGGAAGAGATCTTCAGCAGCTTTCAGCCTGTTTTGTCCTCCCGGTTGAAGATTCAATGGAAGGAATTTTCGAAGTGGTCAAGCAGGCGGCAATCATCCATAAGACAGGCGGCGGAACAGGTTTTTCTTTTACACGCCTGCGTCCGAAAGATGACGTCGTTAAGACCACCGGGGGAGTGGCTTCCGGTCCTGTCTCGTTTATGAAAGTATTTAACCATGCTACAGAAGCGGTTAAACAAGGGGGCACGCGCCGGGGTGCCAATATGGGGATTCTGAGGGTTGATCATCCCGACATTCTTGATTTTATCAGTTGTAAAGATGATACCAAAGAAATTACCAATTTCAATATCAGTGTGGCGATTACCGATAACTTTATGGAGGCGGTACGAAGGAATGAATCCTACGATTTAATCAGTCCCCGGTCTAAAAAGGCCGTTAAGCAGATGGATGCCCGAATGGTTTTTGATAAAATAGCCTCACAGGCCCATAAAAATGGTGAACCGGGACTTTTCTTTATCGATCCGACCAATCGGACAAATCCGACCCCCCATATTTCCGAAATGGAAGCGACAAATCCCTGCGGAGAACAGCCATTACTCCCCTATGAGTCGTGTAACCTTGGAAGCATAAACCTTGAGAAACATCTGATCGAGAAAGAAGGCCAGTATGAAATCAACTGGATCCGGCTCGAAAAATCGATCCGGACTTCGGTTCATTTCCTCGACAATGTGATCGATATGAATAAATATCCGATTGCTGAGATTGAAAAGATAACCAAATCGAATCGTAAAATAGGTCTGGGAATCATGGGCTTTGCCCGGATCCTTTACAAGCTGGGAATCGGATACGATACAGAAGCGGGTGTGGATATGGGAAGAAAGATCATGGCCTTCTTCAAACAGGTCGGATACGATGCCTCCAGAAAACTAGCGGAAGAGAGAGGGGTTTATGCCAACTGGAAAGGCTCTCTCCACGAACAGCAGGGTCATGCAATCCGGAATTCTTATGTCACGACCGTAGCCCCGACCGGAACGATCAGCATGATTGCAGACACTTCCGGAGGGTGTGAGCCGGAGTTCTCTTTGATCTGGTACAAGAATGTGATGGGCGGTGAACATCTTCCCTATGTTCAGGACTATTTTATCGAAGTGGCGAAACGGGAAGGATTCTGGTACGAAGGGCTCCTTGAGAAAATCATTGCCAACCATGGATCTTCCCGTGGTATCAAAGAGATCCCTCCAAAGTGGCAGGAGGTTTTTGTGACCTCTCATGATATTGCTCCGGAATGGCATGTCCGCATGCAGGCCGCGTTTCAGGAACATACTGACAGTGCGGTTTCCAAGACCATCAACCTCTCCTCTTCGGCCACCGTGGAAGATGTCAAAAAGGCCTATCTTCTGGCCTACCGGTTGAATTGCAAAGGGATTACCGTCTATCGTGATGGAAGTCGGGACGAACAGGTGATGAATCTGGGAACGAGCAGCAAAAATCAGAGCGCGGCTCCCGCAGCGACGCCTTCTCCTACGAAATCAGTTACCGTGAATATGGCCTTGAATACGCCGACAGCCGTTCCTCAAGCTCCGGCGAGCCCTCTGATTCAGATCCGTCCGAGGCCATCGATTACCCATGGAAGCACCGCCAAAAAACCGACCTCTTGCGGAGATCTCTATCTGACGATCAACGAAGATGATAATGGGAACCCTTTTGAAGTGTTTGCCAATATGGGAAAAGCGGGAGGATGCGAGGCCTCCCAGAATGAAGCGACCGGACGCTTGATTTCATTGGCCCTCCGGGCGGGAGTGGAGCCGGATGCAATTGTCAAACAGTTAATCGGTATCCGTTGCAACAAGCCGTTTGGCCTGGGGGATAACCGGGTAGAATCCTGTTCCGACGGCATTGCCAAAATGATGTATGGCTATCTTGCCAAACATAAGGATTATCAGGCGAAAACAATGGTTCTGGCCACGCAAGGGAGAGTGACGTCGGCCTGTCCTGATTGCGGGTGCGAACTTCAGTTCGGAGAGGGATGTGAAAAGTGCAGTAACTGCGGCTTTTCCCGATGCTCGTAATATAAATAAAATCAAAAATAGTGATAAAATCGGGAGGGGGCTTGCAGTACTTGCAGCCCCCTTTCTGCGTTTATCGGGCGTAGAGCGGTTTAGGACTGTGACTGGAAAGGGCTCCACGGAACGCGCGTTCCGGGGAACCCTTTTCGATAACACTCCTCCTTTCGCAATGTGAAAAGTGACAAAACATCAAGTTTATTTGGAGGAGCTTCGTTATGACAAGAAGATCTAAAAAAATGATGACAGGTTTTTTTGTTTCCAATAGAAACATACTCCTTGGGTCAGGTATCATTCTTTCGGTTTTATTTTGTTATGTTCAATTAGCCCAGGCGGAGCTCCCCAAAGCGTCTTATCTTCCGCTTGAAATCGCCCAGAAGATCGCAAACGGGGCCTTAAAAAAATGCCATGAAGATGGATATCAGGTCAGTGTCGTGGTCGTCGATCGCGCAGGAGTGATTCTGGTTGAGATACGACATGAACTTGCCGGTCCGCATACGCTTAACAGCGGCTTTCGAAAAGCCTTTACCGCAGCGAGCCTGGGGAGATCGACCCAGGATCTGACCAATATGATTAAAGACAGACCGGATCTTTCGGGACTAAGAAATATGGATGACCGGATCCTGATTTTGGCCGGCGGTCTTCCGATTAAAATCGAGAATCAACTGATTGGGGGCATTGGAGTGGGAGGAGCGCCCGGAGGGAATCTGGATGAAGCCTGTGCCAAAGCCGGATTAGATACGATTATTCCTGAAGGAAAATAGATCCCCTCTGGAGGGTTGAGATACCGGCGTTGAAAAAAATTCCCGTAGTGATCTTTCTGGGTCTTGTTATGTTGCTTCTTGTTTTCTGGATCACGCTTCCAGATGTTTCTGGTTTAAAGTGGAAAAACCCGAAAAAAACCTCCTTCATGGAATTTCGTGAACATGAAAGCAAGACCTCGGGCCAAAAGAACACGATTCATCAGGAGTGGGTTTCTTTTTCCAAGTTTTCCCCGTTTCTCATTAAAGCGCTCGTCATCGGGGAAGACAGGCAATTTTGGCATCATGAAGGTTTCGATTATGAAGCGATTCAAAAAGCAATTGAAAAAGACATCCAGTTAAAGAAATTTAAGAGAGGGGGATCCACCCTGACTCAGCAGCTTGCCAAAAACCTTTATCTCACTCCTGAAAAATCGCTTCTGAGAAAAGTTAAAGAAGCGGCGATTACCTGGCAGTTGGAAAGAAAACTCTCAAAGCGACGAATTCTCGAGATTTATATCAATATTGTCGAGTGGGGAGACGGTATTTATGGTGCCGAAGCCGCATCGCGGTTCTACTTCGGAAAACCGGCATCGGAATTGACCGCGATGGAGTCCGCCCGCCTTGTTTCCGTCCTGCCGAATCCCCGGAAATATCATCCAGATGGGAACCAGAAATATGTCGTAAGCCGGTCCGCAATGATTTACCAGATCATGGTTGATAAAGGAATCATACTCCCTGAATTGCAGGAGGAAGTCAGCGAGAAAAAAGAAGGCCCCACTCCACCCTCTGAAATGCCGGCTCCGCAGTTACCGGATTTCTCCATTCAAAATAAATAGGCTCCTGTACCAATTTAAAGAATCAGTATACTTTTAATTGATTAAAGCGTTAAAATTTCAAGTAGGGTCTTTGTCAGGAAATCAAAGGATTCAATTGTTAGTCGAAATGATAGATCCTCATATTCCGTATCTCCTAATGATCATAGGAGTCAGCGGCATTCTTTTTGAATGGTATTCCCCTGGATTGTTCATCCCCGGAGTTGTAGGCATGATTTCTTTGGGCATGGCCTGTCTAAGCATTCAATCTTTTTCCATCAGCAAGACCGCCTGGCCGCTTATCGCTTTTGTCGTGTTGGTATCACTTCTTGTCTTTGGGTTTGTTATGAAAAAAGTAGTTGTCGCATTACAGGCACCGGTCGTGACGGGAAGAGAAGGCTTGATCCACCAAATAGGGGTGGCAAAATCAGGTCTCGATCCGAAGGGGACAATCTTTGTCCAGGGTGAGGTATGGGATGCGGTCTCAGAGGAGCCCGTTTCTGCAAATGAAGAGGTGGTTGTGGCGGGCGTGGAAGGGTTGGTATTGAAAGTGAAAAGATTATAATAAATCAAGGAGCGTTTATGGAATTGCTTTCTTATCCGATCATTCTGATTATCATTGTTCTCATTTTTCTATTTAACGGAGTCCATATTCTAAAGGAGTATGAACGCGGGGTGATTTTCAGATTGGGCCGGGTAAGCCAGGCACTTATAGGAGGAAATGGTCCAGGTCTCATCATCATTATTCCGGTTGTCGATAAACTGGTCAAAGTGACCCTGCGGACCGTTGCGATGGAAGTTCCACCGCAGGACATTATCACCCGCGATAACGTTACCGTGAAGGTCTCAGCCGTAATTTATTTTAGGGTCATTGATCCTCAAAAAGCGATTCTGCAGGTCGAAAATTATCTCTTTGCCACTTCCCAGATTTCCCAGACGACCCTTCGAAGTGTTCTCGGTCAGAATCTTCTGGACGATCTCCTATCCAAGAGAGAAGAGATTAACGTTGGCCTTCAGAGAATCATTGATCAACAGACAGAGCCTTGGGGCGTAAAGGTTGCTAACGTAGAGGTCAAAAATGTCGATCTTCCCCAGGAAATGATGAGAGCGATTGCCAAACAGGCAGAAGCCGAACGGGAACGCCGTGCAAAGGTCATTCATGCCGAAGGGGAGTTCCAGGCCTCCCAGAAACTGGCCGATGCAGGGGGTGTGATTGCCCAGAATCCGATAGCGCTTCAACTCCGATATTTCCAGACTTTGACTGAGATTGCTGTTGAGAAGAATTCAACGATCATTTTCCCGGTACCGATTGAGTTTCTGGAGCCGTTTTTGAAGGATCGAAAAAAGGACCAAGGTTAATCATTTAATATGGAATTGAATCAAACGAGAGAAAGAGGTCAGGGAGGGTTCAGCTATTTGGCCGTTGCCGCCGGACTCACCGTATTGGTCATAACCGCCTATCTGAGTTCAGGATTCGGTAGTCGGATGGGCTGGTGGCATTTTAAAACCGGATTTTTGATCTTGAAATACGGGTTTTATGGTGCTGTCGTTTCGTTTGTCCTTGCGATGATCGGCATTTATAAAACCCCGAAAATGGCGTTTTCAAAGGATTTGATTAAATCCGGTCCCATTCTGATGATCCTCCTGGTCCTGATTGTGATACCGCTGAAATGGGTCTGGAAAGCAAGCCATGTTCCGCGGATCCATGATATCACCACTGATCTTGAGAATCCCCCGCCTTTCAAGGCCATTCTCCCGTTACGGGCAGGCGCCCCCAATTCAGCCTCCTATGGGGGTGAGTCGTTGGCATCACTTCAAACACAGGGATATCCGGACATCAAACCGCTTTTTCTTTCTCTTCCCCCCGATCAGGCGTTTGAAAAAGTACTTGAGCAGGCGGAAAAAACACGTTGGAAAATCGTGGCCTATAATGCAGAAGAAAAACGGATTGAAGCGACGGATACCACCTTTTGGTTTGGATTCAAAGATGATATTGTCATCCGGGTCACACCGTCGAATGGCGGAAGCCGGGTTGATTTCCGGTCGCTCTCCCGCGTCGGTTTGAGCGATGTAGGAACCAACGCAGAGAGAATTCGATGTTTCATCAGTCAGCTTTCCCGAACGTCTTGATGGAGTCTCGTTTGAATTGAACACACCCTCTGAAATTAAAAGAGTCGGAAATATTGAACTCAGAATTATCTGGGACGACCACCATGAGTCGGTCTTTTCCATAAACTCGCTTAGAAAAGAGTGTCCTTGCGCCGAGTGCCTGAAAATACGAAATGCCCCGAGGAATCCATTGAGAATCATTTCCGGGCCGGTTCATTCGAACGTGGAAATTCAGGAAATGAGCCTGGCCGGCAACTACGGTCTGAATATTACGTTTAGCGATGGCCATAACACAGGAATTTTCTCATTTGATTACCTGAGAGAAATCTGTTCCTGTGCTATTTGCCAAAAATCCTGATGCAGTCATCCCGGTCAGTGGGGTAATTCCTGATCGAGTGCGGCGAAAACCGCCCTCCCGTAATTTTTTTCTACAGCCTGTTTTAAAAAACGATCAGCATAGTTTTCCTGGACGACCGTTTTATTCACCTGACTGGATGACTCGCTCCAGGCCTTAAAGCAGGCCTTTGCAATAATCTTGTTTAACGGTGCGGGATTATAGAGCATTTTCTTAACGGCAAACGGATTCAGGGAGAGAGGATTGTAGTCCTTTTTTAAATAGCCCGAAGCGATTAACTCCGCCTCGAGATCGGTATGAGGCTGGATTCCCAGAAAGAAAAGGACCGGAACCACTCTTTCTTCCCCGAGAATGTCCGCGATTTGTTTGTAAGATTCGACGCTGACCCTTAAACTCTTTTCAGTATCGCCCGGAGAGTTGAGAGAATAATTCAGGATAATTTTCCCTTGATATCCCGCCTTTTTGAGTGCTTCAACCCCTTCGTAGAGTTTATCAAGTCGAAACCCCAGTTTCATCCCGTTCAAAACCTCCTGATCTCCTGACGTAATGGCGACTTCCAGATCTCCAAGCCCGCTTTTAACCATTAAATCAGCAAGGTCGCCCGAAATCAGGCTGGTTCGAATATAGCCTGACCAGGTGATATTGAGGCCAGATTGGAGAATCCCTTCGAGAAGATTTGTGACGTGGGGAATCGAGTTCGATCCTGGAATAAACTGGGCGTCCGTAAACCAGAAGTGGCGTGTTCCCCACCGATCATGGAAAGTCCTGATATCTTTTAAAATTGACGCGGGTTTTCGATGCCGGACCCCCTTTCCTTCTATATAGGGGTAGACACAGAAGGAACATTCATAGGGACATCCCCGTTTGGTTTGAATTCCGATCACTTCATGCTGATAATTTGTAAATTGGGGAAAAATGGCCTCCAGGTAGGGAAGATCGATCTCCATCTCTTCGAATTCAACCGGTCTCCCCTGGGTTCCGAATTGAAGCGCACCGTTCTTCTTGACCAAAGTTCGTTCGTCGGAAATATCCCTCCCTTCTGCTATTTTCAATAGCGCCTCTTCTCCTTCGCCGACAATCCCAATCGTCCCTTCCGGCAGTTTATGGATCACCTGTTCGGAAAATACGTTAAATGCACCCCCGCCGATGACCCGGGTTTTTTCCGGAAATTCCCTGTAGACCTGCCAAAGATAGGAAAGTGATTCATGAATATTGTCATAGTATTGATACAGGGACTTAAGCCCATAAAAAGATGAGAGAATTTTCTTGACCGGATTCCAGGAATAATAGAAATTGAAAGCATATTTAATGGAATCATGCCCTTCATGAGGGGAAAAAATCTGGATATCCCGCCATCCGAACGACACAATACCGGGATT from Nitrospirota bacterium carries:
- a CDS encoding vitamin B12-dependent ribonucleotide reductase, translating into METIKNDLNKSEEVSTAFDSSQFPFPDISPNALRVLEKRYLAKNEEGKTVETPQELFMRVAKNIATAELKYPLGNFDKANVEFYQLMANLEFLPNSPTLMNAGRDLQQLSACFVLPVEDSMEGIFEVVKQAAIIHKTGGGTGFSFTRLRPKDDVVKTTGGVASGPVSFMKVFNHATEAVKQGGTRRGANMGILRVDHPDILDFISCKDDTKEITNFNISVAITDNFMEAVRRNESYDLISPRSKKAVKQMDARMVFDKIASQAHKNGEPGLFFIDPTNRTNPTPHISEMEATNPCGEQPLLPYESCNLGSINLEKHLIEKEGQYEINWIRLEKSIRTSVHFLDNVIDMNKYPIAEIEKITKSNRKIGLGIMGFARILYKLGIGYDTEAGVDMGRKIMAFFKQVGYDASRKLAEERGVYANWKGSLHEQQGHAIRNSYVTTVAPTGTISMIADTSGGCEPEFSLIWYKNVMGGEHLPYVQDYFIEVAKREGFWYEGLLEKIIANHGSSRGIKEIPPKWQEVFVTSHDIAPEWHVRMQAAFQEHTDSAVSKTINLSSSATVEDVKKAYLLAYRLNCKGITVYRDGSRDEQVMNLGTSSKNQSAAPAATPSPTKSVTVNMALNTPTAVPQAPASPLIQIRPRPSITHGSTAKKPTSCGDLYLTINEDDNGNPFEVFANMGKAGGCEASQNEATGRLISLALRAGVEPDAIVKQLIGIRCNKPFGLGDNRVESCSDGIAKMMYGYLAKHKDYQAKTMVLATQGRVTSACPDCGCELQFGEGCEKCSNCGFSRCS
- a CDS encoding heme-binding protein; this translates as MTGFFVSNRNILLGSGIILSVLFCYVQLAQAELPKASYLPLEIAQKIANGALKKCHEDGYQVSVVVVDRAGVILVEIRHELAGPHTLNSGFRKAFTAASLGRSTQDLTNMIKDRPDLSGLRNMDDRILILAGGLPIKIENQLIGGIGVGGAPGGNLDEACAKAGLDTIIPEGK
- the mtgA gene encoding monofunctional biosynthetic peptidoglycan transglycosylase, yielding MKKIPVVIFLGLVMLLLVFWITLPDVSGLKWKNPKKTSFMEFREHESKTSGQKNTIHQEWVSFSKFSPFLIKALVIGEDRQFWHHEGFDYEAIQKAIEKDIQLKKFKRGGSTLTQQLAKNLYLTPEKSLLRKVKEAAITWQLERKLSKRRILEIYINIVEWGDGIYGAEAASRFYFGKPASELTAMESARLVSVLPNPRKYHPDGNQKYVVSRSAMIYQIMVDKGIILPELQEEVSEKKEGPTPPSEMPAPQLPDFSIQNK
- a CDS encoding slipin family protein; the protein is MELLSYPIILIIIVLIFLFNGVHILKEYERGVIFRLGRVSQALIGGNGPGLIIIIPVVDKLVKVTLRTVAMEVPPQDIITRDNVTVKVSAVIYFRVIDPQKAILQVENYLFATSQISQTTLRSVLGQNLLDDLLSKREEINVGLQRIIDQQTEPWGVKVANVEVKNVDLPQEMMRAIAKQAEAERERRAKVIHAEGEFQASQKLADAGGVIAQNPIALQLRYFQTLTEIAVEKNSTIIFPVPIEFLEPFLKDRKKDQG
- a CDS encoding DUF1499 domain-containing protein, with amino-acid sequence MELNQTRERGQGGFSYLAVAAGLTVLVITAYLSSGFGSRMGWWHFKTGFLILKYGFYGAVVSFVLAMIGIYKTPKMAFSKDLIKSGPILMILLVLIVIPLKWVWKASHVPRIHDITTDLENPPPFKAILPLRAGAPNSASYGGESLASLQTQGYPDIKPLFLSLPPDQAFEKVLEQAEKTRWKIVAYNAEEKRIEATDTTFWFGFKDDIVIRVTPSNGGSRVDFRSLSRVGLSDVGTNAERIRCFISQLSRTS
- a CDS encoding DUF971 domain-containing protein encodes the protein MNTPSEIKRVGNIELRIIWDDHHESVFSINSLRKECPCAECLKIRNAPRNPLRIISGPVHSNVEIQEMSLAGNYGLNITFSDGHNTGIFSFDYLREICSCAICQKS
- a CDS encoding radical SAM protein, yielding MSASILYVWLPVSKIYPLGITYLANYIHRRNPDISQHILDLSLIPRNLRKKKLRERIRAQNPGIVSFGWRDIQIFSPHEGHDSIKYAFNFYYSWNPVKKILSSFYGLKSLYQYYDNIHESLSYLWQVYREFPEKTRVIGGGAFNVFSEQVIHKLPEGTIGIVGEGEEALLKIAEGRDISDERTLVKKNGALQFGTQGRPVEFEEMEIDLPYLEAIFPQFTNYQHEVIGIQTKRGCPYECSFCVYPYIEGKGVRHRKPASILKDIRTFHDRWGTRHFWFTDAQFIPGSNSIPHVTNLLEGILQSGLNITWSGYIRTSLISGDLADLMVKSGLGDLEVAITSGDQEVLNGMKLGFRLDKLYEGVEALKKAGYQGKIILNYSLNSPGDTEKSLRVSVESYKQIADILGEERVVPVLFFLGIQPHTDLEAELIASGYLKKDYNPLSLNPFAVKKMLYNPAPLNKIIAKACFKAWSESSSQVNKTVVQENYADRFLKQAVEKNYGRAVFAALDQELPH